One Acidobacteriota bacterium DNA segment encodes these proteins:
- a CDS encoding DUF362 domain-containing protein: protein MNLGGYREVIAPDADTALKINISWHFFFPGSSTTPWQLEGVIRAMKRDGYRPELIHGCHNRTVVIDAHLGERENKQLNVIQAHGLRNVHIYEGEDWINVRDAVGDLANKFLVLNQVYPDGFMIPRRFIGENIIHLPTVKTHVFTTTTGAMKNAFGGLLNERRHWTHPVIHETLVDLLMIQKKVHRGVFAVMDGTFAGDGPGPRCMVPHVKNVLLASADQVAIDAVAAKLMGFDPMQIKYIRAAHDLGLGCGDPREIDIVGDLEAANENWRFVGPFQRMTFASRMQHRIYWGPLRKPVEWSLKTVLAPWAYLASVVYHDSFWYPVHARRMMHEVLESPWGRLFRNWEHVTADEQGYPDVGSGGAELQLTGARALGRSIGILGTCIREAPEFAARKHRAAR, encoded by the coding sequence ATGAACCTCGGCGGCTACCGCGAGGTCATCGCGCCGGATGCGGACACGGCGCTCAAGATCAACATCTCCTGGCATTTCTTCTTCCCGGGCAGCTCGACCACGCCGTGGCAGCTCGAGGGGGTGATCCGGGCGATGAAGCGGGATGGCTACCGTCCCGAGTTGATCCACGGCTGCCACAACCGGACGGTCGTGATTGACGCCCACCTCGGCGAGCGCGAAAACAAGCAGCTCAACGTGATCCAGGCGCACGGGCTGCGCAACGTGCACATCTACGAGGGGGAGGACTGGATCAACGTCCGCGACGCCGTGGGGGACCTCGCGAACAAGTTCCTCGTGTTGAACCAGGTGTACCCCGACGGGTTCATGATCCCGCGGCGGTTCATCGGCGAGAACATCATCCACCTGCCCACCGTGAAGACCCACGTGTTCACGACGACGACCGGCGCGATGAAGAACGCGTTCGGGGGGCTGCTCAACGAGCGGCGGCACTGGACGCATCCGGTCATCCACGAAACGCTCGTGGACCTGCTCATGATCCAGAAGAAGGTTCATCGCGGCGTGTTCGCGGTGATGGACGGCACGTTCGCCGGTGACGGGCCCGGGCCCCGCTGCATGGTGCCGCACGTGAAGAACGTGCTGCTGGCGAGCGCCGACCAGGTGGCCATCGACGCGGTCGCGGCGAAGCTCATGGGCTTCGACCCGATGCAGATCAAGTACATCCGCGCGGCGCACGACCTCGGCCTCGGGTGCGGCGACCCGCGCGAGATTGACATCGTCGGCGACCTGGAGGCGGCAAACGAGAACTGGCGCTTCGTCGGGCCGTTCCAGAGGATGACGTTCGCCTCGCGCATGCAGCACAGGATCTACTGGGGACCCTTGCGTAAGCCGGTCGAGTGGTCGCTCAAGACGGTGCTCGCCCCGTGGGCGTACCTGGCGAGCGTGGTGTATCACGACAGCTTCTGGTACCCCGTCCACGCAAGGCGCATGATGCACGAGGTGCTGGAGAGCCCGTGGGGCCGGCTGTTCCGCAACTGGGAGCACGTCACGGCCGACGAGCAGGGCTACCCGGACGTGGGGAGCGGCGGCGCGGAGCTGCAGCTCACCGGCGCCCGCGCGCTCGGCCGATCGATCGGGATCCTGGGCACGTGCATCAGGGAAGCGCCGGAATTCGCCGCCCGGAAGCACAGGGCGGCGAGGTAA
- a CDS encoding decaprenyl-phosphate phosphoribosyltransferase has product MAAASYLLVSLRPHQWTKNLIVFAGLIFGQRLLDAEAVARSSGAFVIFCALSSAIYLVNDIVDRDADRRHPVKSARPIASGALPVRIAAYAAALLAAGGLAASLALGPLFALVAAGYVALQSLYSGPLKRIVIIDVLTIAGGFVVRAVAGAVAIAVPISHWLLVVTVLLALFLALSKRRHELVLLADGATDHRQILGEYSPYLLDQMISVVTASTLVAYAFYTISPETEAKFQTGLLGLTVPFPLYGIFRYLYLVHRKELGGSPSDLLLTDRPLLICVALCALTVMAIIYGPR; this is encoded by the coding sequence GTGGCAGCCGCATCATACCTGCTCGTCTCCCTCCGGCCCCACCAGTGGACGAAGAACCTCATCGTCTTCGCGGGGCTGATCTTCGGACAGCGGCTGCTGGACGCGGAGGCGGTTGCCCGCTCCAGCGGCGCGTTCGTGATTTTTTGCGCTCTTTCCAGCGCCATCTACCTGGTCAACGACATTGTCGACCGCGACGCCGACCGGCGGCATCCCGTCAAGTCGGCGCGCCCGATTGCGTCCGGCGCGCTGCCCGTGCGGATCGCTGCCTACGCCGCCGCTCTCCTCGCCGCCGGCGGGTTGGCGGCGTCGCTGGCGCTCGGGCCGCTGTTCGCGCTCGTCGCGGCCGGCTACGTCGCGCTCCAGAGCCTGTATTCCGGCCCGCTGAAGCGGATCGTGATCATCGACGTGCTCACGATCGCGGGCGGTTTCGTCGTGCGGGCCGTCGCCGGCGCGGTCGCCATCGCCGTCCCGATCAGCCACTGGCTGCTCGTCGTCACGGTGCTGCTGGCGCTGTTTCTCGCGCTCAGCAAACGCCGGCACGAGCTCGTGCTGCTTGCCGATGGTGCGACAGACCATCGCCAGATACTGGGTGAGTACAGCCCCTATCTGCTCGACCAGATGATTTCGGTGGTCACCGCCTCCACGCTGGTGGCGTACGCGTTCTACACCATCAGCCCCGAGACGGAAGCGAAGTTCCAGACCGGCCTCCTGGGCCTCACGGTGCCCTTTCCGCTGTACGGAATCTTCCGGTACCTGTATCTCGTGCACCGGAAGGAACTGGGCGGAAGCCCGTCGGATCTGCTGCTGACCGACCGCCCCCTGCTCATCTGCGTCGCGCTCTGCGCGCTGACCGTGATGGCCATCATCTATGGCCCGCGATGA
- the purE gene encoding 5-(carboxyamino)imidazole ribonucleotide mutase yields MDVLILMGSDSDAPVMQGAVDTLTELGLTCEMTVASAHRSPARVMKLVEEAPGRGVKVFITAAGAAAHLAGVVAAHTTLPVIGVPIASSDLKGLDALFSTVQMPPGVPVATVSIGKPGATNAAVLAAQIVAVADPRVAQALKDYKKKLAEKVEKAAERLSKPPV; encoded by the coding sequence ATGGATGTCCTGATCCTGATGGGGTCCGATTCCGACGCTCCCGTCATGCAGGGAGCGGTGGACACGCTGACGGAGCTCGGCCTCACGTGCGAGATGACGGTGGCATCGGCGCACCGCTCGCCCGCGCGTGTGATGAAGCTGGTCGAGGAGGCGCCCGGCCGCGGCGTGAAGGTCTTCATCACGGCCGCGGGGGCCGCCGCACACCTCGCGGGGGTCGTCGCCGCGCACACGACGCTGCCGGTCATCGGCGTGCCGATCGCCTCATCTGACCTGAAGGGGCTCGACGCGCTGTTCTCGACCGTGCAGATGCCGCCGGGCGTGCCCGTCGCCACGGTTTCAATCGGCAAGCCCGGCGCGACCAACGCCGCGGTGCTCGCCGCGCAGATCGTCGCCGTCGCGGACCCACGCGTGGCGCAGGCGCTCAAAGACTACAAGAAGAAGCTCGCCGAGAAGGTGGAGAAGGCCGCGGAGCGGTTGTCGAAGCCACCGGTCTAA
- a CDS encoding insulinase family protein gives MIVREVLDHGLRLITEAMPHVRSVSIGVWLTRGSRHEADSRAGIAHFVEHMLFKGTATRTAEDIAQAIDSIGGQLDAFTAKEYASYYIKVLDDHLPLAIDLLSDIVLNPAFPADEIEREKKVILEEFKMVEDTPDDLVHEVFTQHFWEGHPLGRPILGTREAVEGLTQDGIREYFRGAYVAPNIVIAAAGNVAHERVRDLVSRAFGPLPASGAAVTQSTPTVVPHVVVRTKDIEQSHVCIGTPGYPQRHDDRYVSYILNTVLGGSMSSRLFQNIREKRGLAYAVFSSLSAYLDAGALTIYAGCGADEVDQVVDLVVEELRAMKSARVPEAELRRAKDHLKGSLMLSLENTASRVSHLARQEIYFDRYFSMDETLAGIEQVSAADLQRVAGDLFVNGHVSVTVLGPRDGYALTRERLDLS, from the coding sequence ATGATCGTTCGTGAGGTTCTGGACCACGGTCTTCGTCTCATCACCGAGGCGATGCCGCACGTCCGGTCGGTCAGTATCGGTGTCTGGCTGACGCGCGGGTCGCGGCACGAAGCGGACTCGCGGGCGGGGATCGCGCATTTCGTCGAGCACATGCTCTTCAAGGGCACGGCGACGCGGACGGCCGAGGACATCGCGCAGGCGATCGATTCGATCGGCGGCCAGCTCGACGCGTTCACGGCGAAAGAGTACGCCAGCTACTACATCAAGGTCCTCGACGATCACCTGCCGCTCGCCATCGACCTGCTCTCGGACATCGTGCTGAACCCCGCCTTCCCCGCCGACGAGATCGAGCGCGAGAAGAAGGTGATCCTCGAAGAGTTCAAGATGGTCGAGGACACGCCGGACGACCTCGTCCACGAGGTGTTCACGCAGCATTTCTGGGAAGGGCATCCGCTGGGGCGCCCGATCCTCGGTACCCGGGAAGCGGTCGAAGGGCTGACGCAGGACGGCATCCGCGAGTACTTCCGCGGCGCGTACGTCGCGCCGAACATCGTCATTGCGGCGGCGGGAAACGTCGCGCACGAGCGCGTGCGCGACCTGGTGTCGCGGGCCTTCGGGCCGTTGCCGGCCTCGGGCGCGGCGGTGACGCAGAGCACGCCCACCGTGGTGCCGCACGTCGTCGTCCGGACCAAGGACATCGAGCAGAGCCATGTCTGTATCGGGACGCCGGGCTATCCGCAGCGGCACGACGACCGGTACGTGAGCTACATCCTGAACACGGTGCTCGGCGGCTCGATGAGCTCGCGGCTGTTCCAGAACATCCGCGAAAAGCGGGGCCTCGCCTACGCGGTGTTCAGCAGCTTGAGCGCGTACCTGGACGCCGGCGCGCTGACCATCTACGCCGGGTGCGGCGCCGACGAGGTCGACCAGGTGGTCGACCTCGTCGTCGAGGAATTGAGGGCGATGAAGAGCGCGCGCGTGCCGGAGGCGGAGCTGCGGCGGGCGAAGGATCACCTGAAGGGGAGCCTCATGCTGTCGCTCGAGAACACCGCAAGCCGCGTGTCGCACCTCGCGCGGCAGGAGATCTACTTCGACCGGTACTTCTCGATGGACGAGACGCTGGCCGGCATCGAGCAGGTGAGCGCTGCGGATCTGCAGCGCGTGGCCGGCGACCTGTTCGTGAACGGTCACGTGAGCGTCACGGTGCTCGGCCCCAGGGACGGATATGCGCTCACGCGCGAGAGGCTGGATCTGAGCTGA
- a CDS encoding zinc-ribbon domain containing protein — protein sequence MEFQDKSLRCVDCGAEFVWTAGEQHFFADKNFKNEPKRCKACKAKRASRGSAGPSGQPMARERVETHTSCSACGKETTVPFRPTQGRPVFCRECFQQRKFMGAGGV from the coding sequence ATGGAGTTCCAGGACAAGTCCCTGCGGTGCGTGGATTGTGGCGCGGAGTTCGTCTGGACGGCCGGCGAGCAGCACTTTTTCGCCGACAAGAACTTCAAGAACGAGCCGAAGCGGTGCAAGGCGTGCAAAGCCAAGCGTGCCTCGCGTGGATCGGCCGGCCCCTCGGGGCAGCCGATGGCGCGCGAGCGCGTGGAGACCCATACCAGTTGCTCGGCCTGCGGGAAGGAAACGACAGTGCCGTTCCGGCCCACTCAGGGGCGTCCGGTGTTCTGCCGCGAGTGCTTCCAGCAGCGCAAGTTCATGGGCGCGGGCGGCGTCTAG
- a CDS encoding adenylosuccinate lyase: MIPRYTRPEMGAVWSEQRRYEAWLQVELAATDALVEAGVVPADAARELGAKAGFDIARIEEIEQTTQHDVIAFTTAVAEKVGPAARWLHFGLTSSDVLDTALALQMRDACDVILGDLDALAEAIRRRAEEHRRTPMIGRTHGVHAEPMTFGLKLALWYAEVQRNVARVRRAREVVSVGKLSGAVGTFAHLDPSIEARVCARLGLVPAPVSSQVVQRDRHAELMSALAIAAASLEKFALEIRGLQKTEIGEVEEPFGKGQKGSSAMPHKRNPIGCEQICGLARLLRANAMAALENVALWHERDISHSSVERVILPDSFIALDHMLRRFTRIVSGMVVYPERMLENLRRSRGVVFSGSVLLELARRGVSREQAYEWVQRNAMRAFHEQADFKDLLLADPDIARVLPAAEIERAFDLDDQLRNVDAIFARVYQEVTA, translated from the coding sequence ATGATTCCACGCTACACACGCCCCGAAATGGGCGCCGTCTGGAGCGAGCAGCGCCGCTACGAGGCCTGGCTCCAGGTGGAGCTGGCGGCCACCGACGCGCTCGTCGAGGCGGGGGTGGTCCCGGCAGATGCGGCGCGTGAGCTTGGCGCGAAGGCGGGCTTCGACATCGCGCGGATCGAGGAAATCGAGCAGACGACGCAGCACGACGTGATTGCGTTCACCACCGCCGTCGCGGAGAAAGTCGGGCCGGCCGCGCGGTGGCTGCATTTCGGCCTGACCTCGTCGGACGTGCTCGATACCGCGCTCGCCCTGCAGATGCGCGACGCGTGCGATGTGATCCTGGGCGATCTCGACGCGCTGGCCGAAGCGATCCGGCGTCGCGCCGAGGAGCATCGGCGGACGCCGATGATTGGCCGGACCCACGGCGTGCACGCCGAGCCGATGACGTTCGGCCTGAAGCTGGCGCTCTGGTACGCCGAAGTGCAGCGGAACGTCGCGCGCGTGCGTCGCGCGCGCGAGGTCGTCAGCGTGGGCAAGCTCTCGGGGGCGGTCGGCACCTTCGCGCACCTCGATCCGTCGATCGAAGCGCGCGTCTGCGCGCGCCTCGGGCTCGTTCCGGCACCCGTGTCATCGCAGGTCGTGCAGCGCGATCGCCACGCGGAGCTGATGAGCGCGCTGGCGATCGCCGCGGCGTCGCTCGAGAAGTTCGCGCTCGAAATTCGCGGCCTGCAGAAGACGGAGATTGGCGAGGTCGAGGAGCCGTTCGGGAAAGGGCAGAAGGGCTCGTCGGCGATGCCGCACAAGCGAAACCCGATCGGCTGCGAGCAGATCTGCGGCCTGGCGCGGCTGCTGCGCGCCAACGCGATGGCGGCGCTCGAGAACGTGGCGCTCTGGCACGAGCGCGACATCTCGCATTCCTCGGTGGAGCGCGTCATCCTGCCCGACAGCTTCATCGCGCTCGACCACATGCTGCGCCGGTTCACGCGGATCGTCTCGGGGATGGTGGTGTATCCCGAGCGGATGCTCGAGAACCTGCGGCGCTCCCGCGGCGTCGTGTTCTCCGGCTCGGTCCTGCTGGAGCTGGCCCGCCGCGGCGTCTCGCGCGAGCAGGCATACGAATGGGTCCAGCGCAACGCCATGCGGGCCTTCCACGAGCAGGCGGACTTCAAGGACCTGCTGCTCGCCGACCCCGACATCGCCAGGGTGCTGCCGGCCGCCGAGATCGAGCGCGCGTTCGATCTCGACGATCAGCTTCGAAACGTGGACGCGATCTTCGCGCGCGTCTACCAGGAGGTCACGGCGTGA
- the rlmN gene encoding 23S rRNA (adenine(2503)-C(2))-methyltransferase RlmN, whose product MNIAELELGELEDALEATGRARFHARQLFGWVHRRGVTDFAGMTDLSVALREDLARNFRVSTPHVLRREVSSDGTTKFVLELDDRRQIESVFIPDTPSNTFCVSTQVGCAMKCAFCLTGKMGLDRHLTAGEIAGQVRVLARELGMLEKPFNIVLMGMGEPLHNYDATMKALRMLHDPHGLSVSPRRVTLSTVGVLPALQRLAHEPLMPNLAISLHATTEDTRDRLVPVNRKYGLDDLLNACREFPLKKRNRITFEYVVIADVNDSPQDARRLVKLMHGIRSKINLLPLNEAAGIPFRRPSDERVNAFARILADAGLTVSVRKSRGRDIRAACGQLITEVGAKRSPGQALASAMA is encoded by the coding sequence ATGAACATCGCGGAGCTGGAACTCGGCGAACTGGAGGACGCGCTCGAGGCGACGGGCCGGGCGCGGTTTCACGCGCGGCAGCTCTTCGGCTGGGTGCATCGCCGCGGCGTGACGGATTTCGCGGGGATGACCGACCTTTCGGTCGCGCTCCGCGAGGATCTCGCGCGCAACTTCCGCGTGTCGACGCCTCACGTGCTCCGCAGGGAGGTGTCAAGCGACGGGACGACGAAGTTCGTGCTCGAGCTGGACGATCGGCGGCAGATCGAGTCGGTGTTCATACCCGACACGCCCTCCAACACGTTCTGCGTGTCGACGCAGGTCGGCTGCGCGATGAAGTGCGCGTTCTGCCTGACCGGAAAGATGGGGCTCGATCGCCATCTCACCGCCGGCGAGATCGCGGGCCAGGTCCGGGTTCTTGCGCGCGAGCTCGGCATGCTCGAGAAGCCGTTCAACATCGTCCTGATGGGGATGGGCGAGCCGCTGCACAACTACGACGCGACGATGAAGGCGCTGCGGATGCTGCACGACCCGCACGGGCTGTCGGTCTCGCCGCGGCGCGTGACGCTGTCCACCGTTGGCGTGCTGCCGGCGCTGCAGCGGCTGGCGCACGAGCCTCTGATGCCGAACCTGGCGATCTCCCTGCACGCGACGACCGAGGACACGCGCGATCGCCTCGTGCCGGTGAACCGCAAGTATGGCCTGGACGATCTGCTGAACGCCTGCCGCGAGTTTCCGCTGAAGAAGCGGAACCGCATCACGTTCGAGTACGTGGTGATCGCCGATGTGAACGATTCGCCCCAGGATGCGCGCCGGCTCGTGAAGCTGATGCACGGCATCCGTTCGAAGATCAATCTGCTGCCGCTCAACGAGGCGGCGGGTATCCCCTTCCGGCGGCCGTCGGACGAGCGCGTGAACGCCTTTGCGAGGATCCTGGCGGACGCGGGCTTGACGGTCTCCGTCCGCAAGAGCCGCGGCCGCGACATCCGCGCGGCCTGCGGGCAGCTCATCACCGAGGTCGGCGCAAAGCGCTCGCCTGGGCAGGCGCTGGCGTCGGCGATGGCCTAG
- the purS gene encoding phosphoribosylformylglycinamidine synthase subunit PurS, with protein MRARVFVTLKPSVFDPQGRTIAEALRSMGYASVGDVRQGKYFELDVDATTAEQARALASEVADRLLANPVIESYRVEIE; from the coding sequence GTGCGTGCGAGAGTGTTCGTCACGTTGAAGCCGTCCGTCTTCGACCCGCAGGGGCGGACCATCGCCGAGGCGCTGCGCTCGATGGGGTACGCCTCGGTCGGCGACGTCCGGCAGGGCAAGTACTTCGAGCTGGACGTGGATGCAACGACGGCCGAGCAGGCGCGCGCGCTGGCGTCCGAGGTGGCGGACCGGCTGCTGGCAAATCCGGTGATCGAGAGTTATCGGGTGGAGATCGAGTAG
- a CDS encoding 30S ribosomal protein S21 → MAEVKIQEGESIESALRRFKRKVQQEDIIKDIKKHSFYLKPGDKRRAKQALARKRTRKKQRRESE, encoded by the coding sequence TTGGCCGAAGTCAAGATTCAGGAAGGCGAATCGATCGAAAGCGCGCTTCGCCGCTTCAAGCGGAAGGTCCAGCAGGAAGATATCATCAAGGATATCAAGAAGCACTCCTTCTATCTGAAGCCGGGAGACAAGCGCCGCGCGAAGCAAGCACTCGCGCGGAAGCGGACCCGCAAGAAGCAGCGCCGCGAGTCGGAGTAG
- the purQ gene encoding phosphoribosylformylglycinamidine synthase subunit PurQ: protein MKFAIVVFPGSNCDHDAYHAAKHVLGQDAEFVWHKETTLGGADVVVLPGGFSHGDYLRTGAIARFSPVMEAVQAFAAGGGPVLGICNGFQILLEAGLLPGAMLRNADLTFHCEHVNVRVEAADTPFTSLCREGQVLSLPIAHGEGNYFAEPDVLRALDEQRCVIFRYATAAGEVTPAANPNGSARNVAGICNERRNVVGLMPHPERACERALGSADGLLLFESVVASLRAAGAVSVPVGR from the coding sequence ATGAAGTTTGCGATCGTCGTGTTTCCGGGATCCAACTGCGACCATGACGCCTACCACGCCGCGAAGCACGTGCTCGGCCAGGACGCGGAGTTCGTCTGGCACAAGGAGACGACGCTTGGCGGGGCGGACGTGGTGGTCCTCCCGGGCGGGTTTTCCCACGGAGATTACCTGCGCACCGGCGCGATCGCGCGCTTCTCGCCGGTGATGGAGGCCGTACAGGCCTTCGCGGCCGGCGGTGGCCCGGTGCTCGGTATCTGCAACGGTTTCCAGATCCTGCTCGAGGCGGGACTGCTCCCGGGCGCGATGCTGCGCAACGCCGATTTGACGTTTCACTGCGAGCACGTCAACGTCCGCGTGGAGGCGGCCGACACGCCGTTCACCAGCCTGTGCCGTGAGGGGCAGGTGCTCAGCCTGCCGATCGCGCACGGCGAAGGCAACTACTTCGCGGAGCCGGACGTCCTGCGCGCGCTCGACGAGCAGCGGTGCGTCATTTTCAGGTATGCGACGGCCGCGGGAGAGGTCACGCCGGCCGCCAACCCGAACGGGTCGGCGCGTAACGTGGCCGGCATCTGCAACGAGCGCCGCAACGTGGTCGGCCTGATGCCGCACCCCGAGCGCGCGTGCGAGCGCGCGCTCGGCAGCGCCGATGGCCTCCTCCTGTTCGAATCCGTCGTCGCGTCGCTGCGCGCGGCAGGCGCGGTGTCGGTGCCGGTGGGGCGATGA
- a CDS encoding STAS domain-containing protein, whose product MQIEERVVNSVTVLDLKGKMTLGEGDELLKDKINSLLQQDRKQIVLNLEGVPYIDSAGLGEIVRTYTTVSRQGGKLKLVNLTKRITDLLSITKLLTVFETFESEQDAIRSFS is encoded by the coding sequence ATGCAGATCGAGGAACGAGTCGTCAACAGCGTGACGGTACTCGACCTCAAGGGCAAGATGACGCTCGGCGAGGGGGACGAACTGCTGAAGGACAAGATCAATTCCCTGCTGCAGCAGGACCGGAAGCAGATCGTGTTGAACCTCGAGGGCGTGCCCTACATCGACAGCGCGGGCCTCGGCGAAATCGTCCGCACGTATACGACCGTCAGCCGCCAAGGTGGAAAGCTGAAACTCGTGAACCTCACGAAGCGAATCACCGACCTGCTGTCGATCACCAAGCTTCTGACCGTCTTTGAAACCTTCGAGTCAGAACAGGACGCGATCCGCAGCTTCAGCTGA
- the purD gene encoding phosphoribosylamine--glycine ligase yields the protein MRVLVIGSGAREHALAWKLRSDSTVADVLAVPGNPGIARCARLTAGDPADPAAMLALARREHVDLTVVGPEVPLERGIVDAFRAAGHAIVGPTRFAAQLETSKVFAKDFMARHGVPTARYRVCGSADEARSVLRGGSFGYPVVLKADGLAAGKGVVVATGAAMAEDGVRGAMIDRRFGEAGARLVIEEFMEGTEASFFVLCDGRTALPLTSAQDHKRVFDADEGPNTGGMGAFAPSPLVTPQVAARVMEEIVRPVLEGLAREGHGYSGFLYVGLMLTPAGPRVVEFNVRFGDPEAQVVIPMIEGDLAPLLMASAAGALDGAGVRFSPHPHVGVVLASGGYPGTFENGKPIAGVRDAEQLDDVIVFHAGTALRDGALVTAGGRVLTIVGRGASYADAIGRAYEGIGRISFGGMHYRRDIGRKALEWMS from the coding sequence GTGAGAGTCCTCGTCATCGGCAGCGGCGCGCGCGAGCACGCGCTCGCCTGGAAACTCCGCTCGGATTCGACCGTCGCTGACGTTCTGGCCGTCCCCGGCAACCCCGGCATCGCCCGATGCGCGCGTCTGACGGCGGGCGATCCCGCCGACCCGGCCGCCATGCTGGCGCTCGCGCGCCGCGAGCACGTCGATCTCACCGTCGTCGGCCCCGAAGTGCCGCTCGAGCGCGGCATCGTGGACGCGTTCCGCGCCGCCGGGCACGCGATTGTGGGCCCCACGCGCTTCGCCGCTCAGCTCGAGACCAGCAAGGTCTTCGCGAAGGACTTCATGGCCCGGCATGGCGTGCCGACGGCCCGGTATCGAGTCTGCGGCTCGGCGGACGAAGCCCGCTCGGTCCTGCGCGGCGGGAGCTTCGGCTATCCGGTCGTGCTCAAGGCGGACGGCCTCGCGGCAGGCAAAGGGGTCGTCGTGGCCACCGGCGCCGCGATGGCGGAAGACGGCGTGCGCGGCGCGATGATCGATCGCCGGTTTGGTGAGGCCGGCGCGAGACTGGTCATCGAAGAGTTCATGGAGGGGACCGAAGCGTCGTTTTTCGTGCTGTGCGACGGACGCACGGCGCTGCCGCTCACCTCCGCGCAGGATCACAAGCGCGTGTTCGACGCCGACGAGGGGCCGAACACCGGCGGCATGGGAGCGTTCGCGCCGAGCCCGCTCGTCACCCCGCAGGTGGCGGCGCGCGTGATGGAGGAGATCGTCCGCCCGGTGCTCGAAGGCCTCGCGCGCGAGGGGCACGGCTACAGCGGATTTCTCTACGTCGGGCTGATGCTCACGCCCGCCGGTCCGCGCGTGGTCGAGTTCAACGTGCGGTTCGGCGACCCGGAGGCGCAGGTGGTGATCCCGATGATCGAAGGCGATCTCGCCCCGCTGCTGATGGCGTCGGCCGCCGGCGCGCTCGATGGCGCGGGCGTCCGATTCTCGCCCCACCCGCACGTGGGTGTCGTGCTCGCCTCCGGTGGATACCCCGGCACGTTCGAGAACGGAAAACCGATCGCCGGCGTCCGTGACGCAGAGCAGCTCGACGACGTGATCGTCTTCCATGCCGGGACGGCCCTGCGCGACGGCGCGCTCGTGACCGCAGGGGGCCGCGTGCTGACAATTGTCGGCCGCGGCGCGAGCTATGCGGACGCGATCGGCAGGGCCTACGAGGGTATCGGGAGGATCTCGTTTGGCGGCATGCACTATCGCCGAGACATCGGAAGGAAGGCGCTTGAATGGATGTCCTGA